The window CCTCCTGGTCAACGTGGTCATCGGCTTCGTCGGCATCGTCCAGGTGATGGTGCTCGGCTCGGCCCTCGGCTGGCCCTTCGACATGCGCGCGGCCCTGCCGCTCCTGCTCGGCGCGCTCTTCGTGTTCATGGGGAACCTGCTCCCCCGCATCCGCCCCAACTGGTTCATGGGCATCCGGACGCCGTGGACCCTCAGCAGCGAACGGGTGTGGCGCAAGACGCACCGCATCGGCGGGTACGCCTTCACCATCGCCGGGCTGGTGTTCATCGCGACGGCGTTCATTCCGATGGGTACCAAGGGCACCGCCGTGATGCTGGGGATCATCTTCCCGGCGGTGCTCTGGCCGGTAGTCTATTCGTACCTGGAGTGGCGGCGGGAGAAGGAAGACGCCGGCACCGGCAGGAATCCGACCGCTCAATGAGTCCTCGGGCCCCCGTCGTTCTCCTGACCCTCACCCTGGCCTGGTTCCCGATGCTGGC of the Gemmatimonadales bacterium genome contains:
- a CDS encoding SdpI family protein, with amino-acid sequence MRKMMPAVLITIATLAFSWWAWPQLPERVVTHWGVNGQPNGWSSPTFAAFLMPGVMALMTLLFAALPNIDPLKKNYEFHGSVYFLLVNVVIGFVGIVQVMVLGSALGWPFDMRAALPLLLGALFVFMGNLLPRIRPNWFMGIRTPWTLSSERVWRKTHRIGGYAFTIAGLVFIATAFIPMGTKGTAVMLGIIFPAVLWPVVYSYLEWRREKEDAGTGRNPTAQ